Proteins found in one Tumebacillus sp. BK434 genomic segment:
- a CDS encoding RNA polymerase sigma factor, translating to MEEEIQEIYRLHFEDVYHFLLYFTGDVNDAEDLTQEVFLRLLKSLQTFDHRSTLKTWILSVAKHVALDHYRKKRLTSWFPDLLLHRLQAQDGLPEELLSTKEERRELMQAITRLKPAYRSVIILRAIKELSIKETAEILGCKESKVKVDYHRALKLLQQTLSTTPEGGLHCVPE from the coding sequence TTGGAAGAAGAGATTCAGGAGATCTACCGACTGCATTTTGAAGATGTTTATCACTTTCTGCTCTATTTCACAGGGGATGTCAACGATGCGGAAGATTTGACGCAAGAGGTGTTTTTGCGGCTGCTCAAGTCGCTGCAGACGTTCGACCACCGCTCGACGCTGAAAACGTGGATCTTGTCGGTCGCCAAGCATGTCGCCCTCGATCACTACCGCAAGAAACGGCTCACCTCGTGGTTCCCCGATCTGTTGCTGCACCGGCTGCAAGCACAAGACGGACTGCCGGAGGAACTGCTGTCCACGAAAGAGGAGCGCCGCGAGTTGATGCAGGCGATCACCCGGCTCAAGCCTGCCTACCGCTCGGTGATCATTTTGCGGGCGATCAAGGAACTGAGCATCAAAGAGACGGCCGAGATCCTCGGCTGCAAAGAATCGAAAGTCAAAGTCGATTACCACCGCGCGCTGAAGCTCCTGCAGCAAACTCTCAGCACGACGCCTGAAGGAGGGCTGCACTGTGTACCGGAATGA
- a CDS encoding MFS transporter gives MAILPKLGRAIYVLLGGILFTHLGSYMLLPFFAIILSTEKGLSLGATGLVLGAGSIAFLTGSLLGGFLSDRFGRRMTMVSGLLIRGAGLLGFIWGASFSSLFLTNLVAGVGGGIYAPGAKAGIAALASQGTKTTAFSYRGVAANIGVTMGPLLGTYLHTKSSTLLFGGSAVVYFVLALSHLLLLERDCRGEDCPKVDRQGIKQILTDRPFLYFSVVTIFVWALFTQFALSLPLRAAQIDSARNIGLLFTASAVLVILLQGTVTRFFTKHLHPLGTMAIGILLIGTGLGSVALSTSFWHLVASAVVVTFGQMFVMPTSDAIVADLAKPEQIGSYFGVAAFVFGAGEALGNIAGGQLMELAVAIDYLALPWLLYGAVGLLLGGTYYLLRLWQPLARPLAPVTEERTEHNTGRWRPKQKT, from the coding sequence ATGGCAATCCTGCCAAAGCTCGGACGCGCCATCTATGTACTGCTGGGCGGCATTTTGTTCACCCATCTCGGGTCGTACATGCTGCTGCCGTTTTTCGCGATCATCCTGTCCACCGAAAAAGGGCTGTCGCTCGGCGCGACAGGGCTCGTGCTCGGCGCCGGCTCGATCGCATTTTTGACCGGAAGTCTGCTCGGCGGCTTTCTGTCCGACCGCTTCGGGCGGCGGATGACGATGGTCAGCGGCCTGTTGATCCGCGGGGCCGGGCTGCTTGGCTTCATCTGGGGAGCGTCTTTTTCCTCGCTGTTTCTGACCAACCTCGTGGCCGGGGTCGGCGGCGGCATTTACGCGCCGGGCGCGAAAGCGGGCATCGCGGCGCTGGCCTCGCAAGGCACGAAGACGACCGCCTTCTCCTACCGCGGGGTGGCGGCGAACATCGGGGTAACGATGGGCCCGCTGCTCGGGACGTATCTGCACACGAAGAGCTCCACGCTGCTCTTTGGCGGCTCGGCGGTCGTCTATTTTGTCTTGGCCCTGTCACACCTGCTGCTCTTGGAGCGCGACTGCCGCGGGGAAGATTGCCCGAAAGTCGACCGCCAAGGCATCAAGCAGATCTTGACCGACCGGCCGTTCTTGTATTTTTCGGTGGTGACGATCTTTGTCTGGGCGCTGTTCACGCAGTTCGCCTTGTCGCTGCCTCTGCGCGCCGCCCAGATCGATAGCGCACGCAACATCGGCCTGCTCTTCACCGCGTCGGCGGTGCTGGTCATCTTGCTGCAGGGCACGGTGACGCGCTTTTTCACGAAACACCTCCACCCGTTGGGGACGATGGCGATCGGCATCTTGTTGATCGGCACCGGGCTTGGCTCGGTGGCGCTGTCCACCTCGTTCTGGCATCTGGTCGCGAGCGCAGTCGTCGTCACATTCGGCCAGATGTTTGTGATGCCGACGTCTGACGCCATCGTCGCCGACCTGGCCAAGCCGGAGCAGATCGGGAGCTATTTTGGCGTGGCGGCGTTCGTCTTTGGCGCAGGGGAGGCGCTCGGCAACATCGCAGGCGGCCAACTGATGGAACTGGCGGTAGCGATCGATTATCTGGCCCTGCCCTGGCTGCTCTACGGTGCGGTCGGGCTGCTGCTCGGCGGGACGTATTACCTGCTCCGGTTGTGGCAGCCGCTGGCCCGGCCGCTCGCACCCGTGACGGAAGAGCGGACGGAACACAACACGGGCCGCTGGCGACCGAAACAAAAAACGTAG
- a CDS encoding MFS transporter, whose product MKPNRLLILFLSINIINYVDRQILSGVFPLLKDHFLLSDAALGLLGSAFMITYSLTSIPFGKWADRWLPHKVAAIGVAVWSLATVSSALAWSFASLFVFRALVGIGEAAYVSTAGTILSNAYPERKRSAILGLFNLGMPIGGALGVVLGGWLGAKFGWQWAFFIVGVPGLLLAYRAWKLPLRKQAVTEQQPRFGMDDLIRLFSKNRPFLYTCLGYAGISFAFGAIVLFVPTFFERSFGYSLEKATLLAGGLQVGAGLLGAPLGGWIADLWLKRTGRGRAYTLVISMLLSAVFLWVGLFMESFLAFFLSAFFMLWHVGVATALVFDVTDKAIWNTAAAAAMFVMHFLGDIPSPYLVGLISDHTSLLFAFSLLPIPMLLASFCFWKAGTYLQRRPA is encoded by the coding sequence ATGAAACCGAATCGTTTGCTTATTTTGTTCTTATCAATCAACATCATCAACTATGTCGACCGCCAGATCTTGTCCGGCGTGTTCCCGCTCTTGAAGGATCATTTTCTGCTGTCTGACGCAGCGCTCGGCCTGCTCGGTTCGGCGTTTATGATCACCTACTCCCTCACCTCGATCCCGTTTGGCAAATGGGCCGACCGCTGGCTGCCGCACAAGGTCGCGGCGATCGGCGTCGCCGTTTGGAGCTTGGCGACCGTGTCGTCGGCGCTGGCCTGGTCGTTTGCCTCCCTGTTCGTGTTCCGCGCGCTGGTCGGCATCGGCGAAGCGGCGTACGTCTCGACGGCCGGCACGATCCTGTCGAACGCCTACCCGGAGCGCAAGCGTTCGGCGATCCTCGGGCTGTTCAACCTCGGCATGCCGATCGGCGGCGCGCTGGGCGTGGTGCTCGGCGGCTGGCTGGGCGCAAAATTCGGCTGGCAGTGGGCGTTTTTCATCGTCGGGGTGCCAGGCTTGCTGCTCGCCTACCGGGCATGGAAACTGCCGCTGCGCAAGCAGGCGGTGACAGAGCAGCAGCCGAGGTTCGGCATGGATGACCTGATCCGTCTGTTTTCGAAAAACCGGCCGTTCCTGTACACCTGCCTCGGCTACGCAGGCATCTCCTTTGCTTTTGGCGCGATCGTGCTGTTCGTGCCGACGTTCTTCGAGCGCTCGTTCGGCTACTCGCTGGAAAAAGCGACGCTGCTCGCCGGCGGCCTGCAAGTCGGCGCGGGCCTGCTCGGAGCGCCGCTCGGCGGTTGGATCGCCGACCTCTGGCTGAAGCGCACGGGGCGAGGACGAGCCTACACGCTGGTCATCTCGATGCTGCTCTCCGCCGTCTTCTTGTGGGTCGGGCTGTTTATGGAAAGCTTCCTCGCGTTCTTCCTCTCCGCGTTCTTCATGCTCTGGCATGTCGGCGTGGCGACGGCGCTGGTGTTCGACGTGACCGACAAAGCGATCTGGAACACGGCCGCTGCGGCGGCGATGTTCGTGATGCACTTCCTCGGCGACATCCCAAGCCCGTATCTGGTCGGCCTGATCTCCGACCACACGTCGCTCCTGTTCGCCTTCTCGCTGCTGCCGATCCCGATGCTGCTCGCCTCGTTCTGCTTCTGGAAAGCGGGCACGTACCTGCAGCGGAGACCTGCCTGA